A region from the Palaemon carinicauda isolate YSFRI2023 chromosome 16, ASM3689809v2, whole genome shotgun sequence genome encodes:
- the LOC137655467 gene encoding uncharacterized protein, with translation MLRSMEDEILDMVKERNLDLLGVAETRHRDESTGQDLGDEYVLIYHGVDAGIRKHGVAMIIYAPQQGHTQEEKDAFMELLELHLEGQPEGINLLLRDFNARVGYERRGIESVIAPFGEETRNVEGENLIDFCIRNQLKIMK, from the exons ATGTTACGtagtatggaagatgaaatattagataTGGTGAAGGAGAGAAATCTTGATTTATTAGGAGTGGCTGAAACAAGGCATAGAGACGAAAGTACAGGACAGGACCTTGGAGATGAATATGTACTGATTTATCATGGAGTAGATGCAGGAATCAGAAAACATGGTGTTGCTATGATC atttatgcaccacaacaaggccatacacaagaggaaaaagatgcttttatggaacttttagaattacatttggaAGGACAACCAGAAGGCATCAACCTATTACTAAGAGATTTTAATGCCCGGGTTGGCTACGAGAGAAGAGGGATAGAGAGTGTAatagccccatttggagaggaaacaagaaatgtTGAAGGAGAAAATCTGATTgatttttgcataagaaatcaGCTAAAGATCATGAAATGA